One genomic segment of Amycolatopsis sp. WQ 127309 includes these proteins:
- a CDS encoding siderophore-interacting protein: MTGLLEVTAVRRVTPRTVRVTFTGEGLEVLEAWPDQQLKLMFPPPGRPVRLPPADGDVMRWYQAFLAIPAEERPVMRSYTVRDRRPALAEIDVDFVLHGDAGGPATSWARTAAPDDVLGRYGPDAAYRRPLPVADTVLLAGDETAIPAVSSLLSEVDNAVVFLEVPDAAEEQPLPGDVHWLHRDGAPHGAALLDAVREAKLGDGSVSAWLAGEAGMVRALRRHLVGDRGLGKRDIEFTGYWRRKLTQDDAPTPEDLADAAEKLG; the protein is encoded by the coding sequence GTGACGGGCCTGCTCGAAGTGACGGCGGTCCGCCGGGTGACCCCGCGCACGGTGCGCGTCACCTTCACCGGCGAGGGCTTGGAAGTCTTGGAGGCGTGGCCGGACCAGCAGCTGAAGCTGATGTTCCCGCCGCCGGGACGCCCGGTGCGCCTGCCTCCCGCCGACGGCGACGTCATGCGCTGGTATCAGGCATTCCTGGCAATCCCGGCCGAAGAACGACCGGTGATGCGCAGCTACACGGTGCGCGACCGGCGCCCGGCGCTCGCCGAGATCGACGTCGACTTCGTCCTGCACGGCGACGCGGGCGGCCCGGCCACGAGCTGGGCCCGCACGGCGGCTCCGGATGACGTCCTCGGCCGGTACGGCCCGGACGCGGCCTACCGCCGTCCGCTCCCCGTGGCCGACACCGTGCTGCTGGCCGGGGACGAGACGGCGATCCCCGCGGTCTCCTCCTTGTTGTCCGAAGTCGACAACGCAGTCGTGTTCCTGGAGGTCCCGGACGCGGCCGAGGAGCAACCGCTGCCTGGCGACGTCCACTGGCTGCACCGGGACGGCGCCCCGCACGGGGCTGCGCTGCTGGACGCGGTGCGCGAGGCGAAACTCGGCGACGGCTCGGTCTCGGCGTGGCTCGCCGGCGAGGCGGGGATGGTCCGGGCGCTGCGGCGGCACCTGGTGGGCGACCGCGGGCTCGGCAAACGGGACATCGAGTTCACCGGCTACTGGCGCCGCAAGCTCACGCAGGACGACGCGCCCACGCCGGAAGATCTGGCGGACGCCGCCGAAAAGCTCGGCTGA